GCTCGTCGCGGCGGCGCTTCTTGTCGCCGGGAGCTCCCTTCAGCGCCAGGTCGGCGGCGATCTCAGGGGGGAGCTCGTCGGTCTCGTCGAGCTCGAACACATCCGGATCGGACCACTGCGGAACAGAACCTGGCACGCCCTGGGACGCTACCGCCCACCCCTGTCAACCCCCCGCCCGCATCCCCTGGCGAGTCCGCCCGCGATCGACGACGCGGGGCCGCTCAGACGACGATCGGGGTGCCCGTGGTCGTCACGCCCGCGGCGCGCAGGTCGGTCAGCGCCGACTCGACGGTGGCGCGGGAGACGCCCGCGGTCAGGTCCAGCAGGACCGAGGTGGTGAACCCGGCCTTCGCCGCGTCCAGCGCGGTCGCGCGCACGCAGTGGTCCATGGCGATGCCGACCACGTCGACGTCGGTGACCTCGTGCGCGTTGAGCCACTCCGTGAGGGTGTGCTCGGTGCCGTCGACGCCTTCGAACCCCGAGTAGCCGTCGCTGTACTGGCCCTTGAAGAACACCTCGTGGAGCGGGCCGACCTCCAACCGCGGGTGGAACTCGGCGCCCGCAGTGCCCGCCACGCAGTGCACCGGCCAGGACCGCACGAAATCCGGCTTCGAGCTGAAGTGGGCCCCCGGATCGATGTGGTGGTCGCGCGTCGCCACCACGTGCGCGTAACCGGATTCCGCCACGTGCCGGGAGATCGCCCCCGCCACCTCGGCCCCACCGGCCACGGCCAGCGCGCCGCCCTCGCAGAAGTCGACCTGCACGTCCACGATCACCAGCGCCTTGCGCACCTCTGAGCTCATATCGACTCCTCAGCGTGGAAGACCGTCGAGATCGCCGGTTCTCCGCTGGACAACTTCAGGCCCTCCCACGGCAGGCTCACCAGGGCGTGCCGCAGGCGCTGCCGATTGTCCTCCAACGACGGCAGGTCATCGACCCGCTTCCCGCCGCGGACCAGCGGGATCGGCACCACCCGGTCGTGAGGGCCCGCCTTCGGCTCCGCGAAGCCGGGGCCGGTGCGGTGCACGACCTCCTCCAGCGCGGTGCCGGTGTCCTTGTGCCTGCGCAGCGCGGACTTGGTGCCGCCGCGGGACCCCTTGCGGGTGCTGCGCTTGGCCACCGGGCGGCCCTCCACCTCGGTGAGCTTGTAGACCATGCCCGCCGTCGGCGCCCCGGAACCCGTCACCAGCGAGGTGCCCACGCCGTAGCCGTCGACGGGTTCCGCGCGCAGCGAAGCGATCGCGTACTCGTCCAGATCACCCGACACGACGATGCGGGTGCCGGTGGCACCCAGCGAATCCAGCTGCTCCCGCGCCTGCCGCGCCAGCACGCCGACGTCGCCCGAGTCGATGCGCACCGCGCCCAGGCCGGTCCCGGCGACCTCCACCGCCGTGGCGATGCCCCGCGAAATGTCGTAGGTGTCCACCAGCAGTGTCGTGTCCGCGCCAAGTGCGGCGATCTGCGACTCGAACGCGGCACGCTCGGAATCGTGCAGCAACGTGAACGAATGCGCCGACGTGCCCGTGGTGGGGATGCGGTAGCGGCGGCCCGCCTCCAGGTTCGACGTCGCGGTGAAACCGGCCAGGTAGGCGGCGCGGGCCGCGGCGACGGCGGACTCCTCGTGAGTGCGCCGCGAACCCATCTCGATGATCCGGCGGCCGTTGGCGGCCGAGACCATCCGGGCCGCGGCGGCGGCGATCGCGCTGTCGTGATTCATGATCGACAGCAGTACGGTCTCCAGCAGGACCGCTTCGGCGAACGTGCCGCGCACCGTCAGCAGCGGCGAACCGGGGAAGTAGAGCTCACCTTCGGGGTAACCGTCCACGTCGCCGCGGAACCTGTAGTCGCGCAGCCACGCCAAGGTGGTCTCATCGACCACATGATCCTCGGCAAGGCGCTCCAGCTCGGATTCGTCGAAGCGGAAGTTCTCGATCGCCTCCAGCACCCGCTCGGTGCCACCGACCACGCCGTAGCGGCGGCCGTCCGGCAACCGCCGGGTGAACGCCTCGAACACGCACCGGCGCTCCGCGGTCCCATCCCGCAAGGCGCTGGCCAGCATGGTCAGCTCGTAATGATCTGTGCGCAACGCGGTACTGGCAGCGGCCGTCATGGATCAGAGGTTACGTGCCCGCGACGGCCCGTCTCGCCCGCAGGTCGTGCCCGATTTGGCCGTGCGGTCGTCACCGCCCCCGTGCCCACGTGCGAACATGGGGACATGACCTCGCCCGCTGAACTGGAGCGCGCGCAACTGGAACCGGCTGAACTCGGAGACGAGGACAAGCCGTGGGTCACCGTCGTCTGGAACGACCCGGTGAACCTGATGTCCTACGTGACCTACGTTCTGCAGAAGATCTTCGGTTACAGCCGGGACCACGCGACCAAGCTGATGCTCGACGTCCACAACAAGGGCCGGGCCGCCGTGTCCTCGGGCGCGAAGGAGAAGGTCGAGGGCGACGTCGCGAAACTGCACGCCGCAGGCCTGTGGGCCACGATGCAGAAAGACTCGTGATCACGTGAACGGCTGGACTCGCAAGAACGGGCACGTGGTCGCCGAGCTGTCCCAGCAGGAAGCGGCCGTGATCCGCGGGCTCGTCGGCCAGATCAAGGACATGCTCACGGCACGCGCCGAGGAGACGCCGCAGGACGAACTGGCCGAACTCACCGGAATTCGCACCGGCCCGTCCACGCCGCCCGAAGATCGGGTGCTCGGACGGCTGCTGCCCGACTTCTACCGGCGCGACCCCGACACCGGCGAGACCGACGAGGAGCAGCCCGAGGCCGCCGGCGCGATGCGCTCCCTGTACGAGCCGGAACTGCTCGACACCAAGACCGGCGTCGCCTCCGTCGTCCTCGACACCTGCCCCCGCGAAGGCGGGCGGGTCGTGCTCAGCGGCGAACAGGCCGACAACTGGATGGCCGCGCTCAACGACGTCCGGCTCGCGCTCGGGACCGCCCTCGACGTGCAGGACGAGATGCCGGAAGAACCCCCGGAAGACGACCTCCGGCGCGAACATCTCGGCGTGTACCAGTGGCTCACCTGGGTCCAAGACAGCTTGGTCGACGCGGTTTCTTCTTGAGGTTGCCCGCCCGGTCGGTTTGCTTTGGTGGTCGGGTGGCGGAACCTCAGCGTCCTTCTCACTGCGGGATCTTTTTCCCGAGTGGCTCCGCCACGAGGGAAAAAGCCGTCCTCGCGAGAAGGAAGCTGAGAACCCGCGGGTGGTCGGCTTTGTGACGTGGGCTATTCGCTTCGCGAATACAGGCACGGCCTTCGGCCGCCGAGCAGGTTTTGCTTCGCCGCCCACTGCACGGCTTCGCCGCGAAGGCACGGCCTTCGGCCGCAAGGCAGGTGTGGCTTCGCCTTCCCTAGTGCGCGGCTTCGTTGCTAGGTGCGGGATTCGGGTGTTGGGGAGGCTTGGTTCGCCGCCCAGGGCGTGGCGTTTGGTCGTAGGGCGCGGGTTCGCTGTTCAGGGTGCCGCTTCGCTTTGATGTGCGGGGTTCGGTTGGGCTGGGTTGGCTTCGTCTCTGGCTGAGCGGGGGCGGTGGGGGTTCGTCTTGTGCCGGGGAGGATGGGGGCATGGGGTTCGGGGTGCGGGATTCGATCGTGGACGTCGCGGGGGTGCTCGTCGGGCATCACCAGCGGCTGGACGAGCAGTGGGCCACGGGGACCAGCGTGGTGCTGGTGCCGCGCGGGGCGGTGGCCGCGGTCGATGTGCGGGGTGGTGGGCCCGGTACGCGGGAGACCGATGTGCTGGAGCCGACGCACCTGGTCTCGCAGGCGCACGGCGTGGTCCTCACCGGTGGCAGCGCCTACGGGCTCGCCGCCGCCGACGGCGCGATGCGGTGGCTGGCGGAACGCGGGCACGGGCTCCAGGTGGGCGCCCAAGCCCACGAAGTGGTGCCGGTCGTGCCCGCCGCCGTGCTGTTCGACCTGCCGATGAGCGACTGGGGCAACCGGCCCGACGCCGAGTTCGGCCGCCTCGCCTGCGAGGCCGCGACCGCGCACGAGACCCGCGAGGGCAACGTCGGCGCGGGCACCGGGGCCGTGGCGGGTGCGGTCAAGGGCGGCATCGGCACCGCGAGCGCCGTGTTCCGCAGCGCCGCGCTCGGCGTCGACGTCACCGTGGGCGCGCTGTTCGCGGTCAACTCGCTCGGCTCCGTGATCGACCCGGAGACGGGTCTGCCGTGGGAACCCGAACCCGGCCTGCGCGCTCCGGCGGACGCGGAGATCGCCGCCGCCCGAGGCCGCCACGACCCCGCCGCCGGCCGGCCCGGCCGGCACGGCACCGCGTCCCGCCCCTTGAACACCACCATCGGCACCGTCGCCGTCGACCTGGCGCTGACCAAGGCGCACTGCCGCCGGATCGCGGTCGCCGCCCACGACGGCCTGGCCAGGGCGATCCGCCCGGCGCACACGATGCTCGACGGGGACACCGCGTTCGTCCTCGCCACCGGTGACCGGGAACCCGGTGCGCAGTGGGTTCCGGTGCTCGACGAGGTGTGCGCGGTGGCCGCGCGGGTCGTGCGGCGGGCCGTCGTGCGGGCCGTGCTCGCGGCCGAACCCGTCGGCGAGGTGACGTCCTACACGCGCCTCTACCCCTCGGCGCGGGAATGAACCATTGTGGGCGAACGTTGATCCCGCAAACGGCACCGGACAGCGAAGTTCCGCATGTTGGACACCGGTGCCTCACATAGTAGGATGGTGCCTGTGCTGGTGATTCGACGTGACCTCGTGGACGCGATGGTCGCGCACGCTCGACGGGACCACCCGGACGAGGCGTGCGGCGTCATTGCCGGTCCCGACGGGTCGGACCGCCCCGAGCGGCTCATCGAAATGATCAATGCGGAGCGCTCGCCGACGTTCTACCGGTTCGACTCGGGTGAGCAGCTCAAGGTGTGGCGCGGGATGGACGAGGCCGACGAAGAGCCGATCGTCATCTACCACTCGCACACCGCTACCGAGGCGTACCCGTCGCGGACCGACGTGGCCTACGCCTCGGAGCCGAACGCGCACTACGTTCTCGTGTCCACCAGGGACCCGGAGACCCACGAGCTGCGCTCGTACCGCATCCTCGACGGCGTGGTGACCGAGGAGCCGGTGGAGATCGTGGAGTCGTACATGTTCGCCCACACCGGCACCGACGAGGTGCCCGACCAGGGCTGATCCGCACCTGCCGCCCCGCACGCGGCGGGTTTCGGCGTGCGAAAGTTCCGTTCAGAAGTCCTTGTGGACAGGGAGGTTCCTCAACATGGCAATCAAGGTCTCGATCCCCACCATCCTGCGCACCCACACCGACGGGCAGAAGTCCGTCGAAGCCAGTGGCAGCACCGTCGCCGAGGTCATCAACGACCTCGACAACAAGCACAACGGCCTCAAGGACCGCCTGGTCAAGGAAGGCTCGCTGCACCGCTTCGTCAACATCTACGTCAACGACGAGGACG
This window of the Saccharopolyspora gloriosae genome carries:
- a CDS encoding MoaD/ThiS family protein, with the translated sequence MAIKVSIPTILRTHTDGQKSVEASGSTVAEVINDLDNKHNGLKDRLVKEGSLHRFVNIYVNDEDVRFSGGLEASVADGDNVTILPAVAGGMR
- a CDS encoding M67 family metallopeptidase, with the protein product MLVIRRDLVDAMVAHARRDHPDEACGVIAGPDGSDRPERLIEMINAERSPTFYRFDSGEQLKVWRGMDEADEEPIVIYHSHTATEAYPSRTDVAYASEPNAHYVLVSTRDPETHELRSYRILDGVVTEEPVEIVESYMFAHTGTDEVPDQG
- a CDS encoding isochorismatase family protein, whose product is MRKALVIVDVQVDFCEGGALAVAGGAEVAGAISRHVAESGYAHVVATRDHHIDPGAHFSSKPDFVRSWPVHCVAGTAGAEFHPRLEVGPLHEVFFKGQYSDGYSGFEGVDGTEHTLTEWLNAHEVTDVDVVGIAMDHCVRATALDAAKAGFTTSVLLDLTAGVSRATVESALTDLRAAGVTTTGTPIVV
- the clpS gene encoding ATP-dependent Clp protease adapter ClpS — its product is MTSPAELERAQLEPAELGDEDKPWVTVVWNDPVNLMSYVTYVLQKIFGYSRDHATKLMLDVHNKGRAAVSSGAKEKVEGDVAKLHAAGLWATMQKDS
- a CDS encoding DUF2017 domain-containing protein; its protein translation is MNGWTRKNGHVVAELSQQEAAVIRGLVGQIKDMLTARAEETPQDELAELTGIRTGPSTPPEDRVLGRLLPDFYRRDPDTGETDEEQPEAAGAMRSLYEPELLDTKTGVASVVLDTCPREGGRVVLSGEQADNWMAALNDVRLALGTALDVQDEMPEEPPEDDLRREHLGVYQWLTWVQDSLVDAVSS
- a CDS encoding P1 family peptidase; amino-acid sequence: MGFGVRDSIVDVAGVLVGHHQRLDEQWATGTSVVLVPRGAVAAVDVRGGGPGTRETDVLEPTHLVSQAHGVVLTGGSAYGLAAADGAMRWLAERGHGLQVGAQAHEVVPVVPAAVLFDLPMSDWGNRPDAEFGRLACEAATAHETREGNVGAGTGAVAGAVKGGIGTASAVFRSAALGVDVTVGALFAVNSLGSVIDPETGLPWEPEPGLRAPADAEIAAARGRHDPAAGRPGRHGTASRPLNTTIGTVAVDLALTKAHCRRIAVAAHDGLARAIRPAHTMLDGDTAFVLATGDREPGAQWVPVLDEVCAVAARVVRRAVVRAVLAAEPVGEVTSYTRLYPSARE
- a CDS encoding nicotinate phosphoribosyltransferase: MTAAASTALRTDHYELTMLASALRDGTAERRCVFEAFTRRLPDGRRYGVVGGTERVLEAIENFRFDESELERLAEDHVVDETTLAWLRDYRFRGDVDGYPEGELYFPGSPLLTVRGTFAEAVLLETVLLSIMNHDSAIAAAAARMVSAANGRRIIEMGSRRTHEESAVAAARAAYLAGFTATSNLEAGRRYRIPTTGTSAHSFTLLHDSERAAFESQIAALGADTTLLVDTYDISRGIATAVEVAGTGLGAVRIDSGDVGVLARQAREQLDSLGATGTRIVVSGDLDEYAIASLRAEPVDGYGVGTSLVTGSGAPTAGMVYKLTEVEGRPVAKRSTRKGSRGGTKSALRRHKDTGTALEEVVHRTGPGFAEPKAGPHDRVVPIPLVRGGKRVDDLPSLEDNRQRLRHALVSLPWEGLKLSSGEPAISTVFHAEESI